A region of Cheilinus undulatus linkage group 10, ASM1832078v1, whole genome shotgun sequence DNA encodes the following proteins:
- the spon2b gene encoding spondin-2b: MDSTRSILSISEALYHLLLMMLTLSGGVHSMPVPTDVPMCTATDTAQYMLTFTGKWTQAAFPKQYPVYRPPAQWSNLIGVTHSSDYHIWQRNEFASNGVREFAEKGEAWTIMKEVEEAGERIQSVYGILSAPAVVGGSGQMNTEFEVFARHSYLSFIVRIVPSPDWFVGVDSLDLCDGDHWKENVSLELFPYDAGTDSGFTFSSPNFETIPQDKITQITSSFPSHPANSFFYPRLKHLPPMAKVVLTKINKTNQIISLPVEPTLSNLLLTGNEIEDSPINTPLDCEVSVWSPWGLCKGKCGDSGVQHRTRYILMHPANNGAACPLLEEERKCFPDNCL, encoded by the exons ATGGACTCTACAAGAAGCATCCTCTCCATCTCTGAGGCACTCTACCACCTGCTCCTCATGATGCTGACACTGAGCGGAGGAGTTCATTCAATGCCTGTTCCTACTGATGTTCCCATGTGCACAGCAACAGACACTGCCCAGTACATGCTAACTTTTACTGGCAAGTGGACCCAGGCTGCTTTCCCTAAACAGTATCCTGTCTACCGCCCTCCTGCACAGTGGTCAAACCTTATTG GGGTGACTCACAGCTCTGATTACCACATCTGGCAGCGTAATGAGTTTGCCAGCAATGGAGTGAGGGAGTTCGCAGAGAAAGGCGAGGCCTGGACCATCATGAAGGAGGTTGAGGAGGCCGGCGAACGCATCCAGAGCGTTTATGGGATCCTGTCCGCTCCTGCTGTTGTGGGAGGCTCAGGCCAGATGAACACTGAGTTTGAGGTCTTCGCCAGGCACTCCTAT CTGTCATTTATCGTACGTATTGTTCCAAGTCCAGACTGGTTTGTGGGTGTGGACTCTCTTGACTTGTGTGATGGCGACCACTGGAAAGAGAACGTCTCCCTGGAGCTTTTCCCTTATGATGCAGGAACTGACAGTGGATTCACTTTCTCTTCCCCCAACTTTGAGACCATCCCACAGGACAAAATCACACAG ATCACATCTTCCTTCCCTAGCCACCCTGCCAACTCCTTTTTCTACCCCCGCCTAAAGCACCTGCCCCCCATGGCCAAGGTAGTGCTGACCAAGATAAACAAGACCAATCAGATCATCAGCCTTCCTGTGGAGCCCACCCTCTCCAACCTATTGCTTACAGGAAATGAGATTGAGGACTCTCCAATAA ATACCCCACTAGACTGCGAGGTGTCAGTTTGGTCTCCTTGGGGTTTGTGTAAAGGCAAGTGTGGAGATTCAGGTGTGCAGCACCGCACACGCTACATCCTAATGCACCCAGCCAACAATGGCGCAGCCTGCCCCCtactggaggaggagagaaagtgcTTCCCAGACAACTGTTTATGA